The proteins below come from a single Pedobacter aquae genomic window:
- the nfi gene encoding deoxyribonuclease V (cleaves DNA at apurinic or apyrimidinic sites), translating to MKMIAPEKYQDLSPREAIAYQKELRALINLQELDQPIRYIAGADISFNKYEETVYAGIVILTYPDLILVEEATAISSTTFPYVSGLLAFREIPALLEAFKKLKQLPDVMVLDGQGIAHERRLGIATHFGLLTDIPSIGSAKSRLHGLYKEPGSKPFDKTPLLSKQETVGFAFRSKAKCKPIFVSPGHKISLDQSVEIIKNCITKYRIPEPTRLAHLLVNRIRIEDKVKVERPQTAV from the coding sequence ATGAAGATGATAGCACCAGAAAAATATCAGGATTTAAGCCCTAGGGAAGCCATAGCTTATCAAAAAGAATTAAGAGCGTTGATTAATCTTCAAGAGCTTGATCAACCTATCCGTTATATCGCTGGCGCTGATATTTCTTTTAATAAATATGAAGAAACTGTTTATGCTGGTATTGTGATTTTAACTTACCCAGATTTGATTCTTGTTGAGGAAGCCACCGCTATTTCTAGCACTACTTTCCCTTACGTATCCGGATTATTAGCTTTTAGAGAAATACCAGCTTTGTTAGAGGCTTTTAAAAAATTGAAGCAATTGCCAGATGTGATGGTATTAGACGGACAAGGGATAGCACATGAAAGAAGATTGGGTATTGCTACGCATTTTGGTTTATTAACTGATATACCTAGCATTGGCTCTGCAAAGAGCAGGTTACATGGTCTTTATAAAGAACCGGGCAGTAAGCCTTTTGATAAAACTCCACTATTAAGTAAACAGGAAACAGTTGGCTTTGCCTTTAGAAGCAAAGCCAAGTGCAAACCTATTTTTGTATCGCCTGGTCATAAAATTTCTTTAGACCAAAGCGTAGAAATTATTAAAAACTGTATCACCAAATACCGTATCCCAGAACCAACCCGATTAGCTCATTTACTGGTTAATAGGATTAGGATTGAGGATAAGGTGAAAGTTGAGCGTCCGCAGACCGCTGTCTGA
- a CDS encoding C40 family peptidase: MQKRILLFYFLSTFLFISCSSKKNITQASKNSTAVVQKYARLMDVPKKKIKNPELYQFIDEWLGTRYQFGGLSKNGIDCSGFTHLLYKEVYDKSIPRNTSEQVNIIKRKYEGQLKEGDLVFFNYDKKKFSHVGVFLQNGYYVHASTKKGVMVQKLKDPYTYKYFSRGGSVK, translated from the coding sequence ATGCAAAAGAGGATATTACTATTTTACTTCCTTTCTACCTTTCTATTTATTTCCTGTTCTTCTAAGAAAAATATTACACAAGCATCCAAAAATAGTACGGCTGTAGTACAAAAATATGCCCGCTTAATGGATGTTCCGAAAAAGAAAATCAAAAATCCAGAGCTTTATCAGTTTATTGATGAATGGCTAGGGACAAGATATCAATTCGGTGGATTAAGTAAAAACGGTATAGATTGCTCTGGTTTTACCCATCTGCTTTATAAAGAAGTTTATGATAAAAGCATCCCCAGAAATACCTCAGAACAAGTAAATATCATTAAAAGGAAATATGAAGGGCAGCTTAAAGAAGGTGATTTAGTTTTCTTCAATTATGACAAAAAGAAATTTAGCCATGTAGGTGTATTTCTGCAAAATGGCTACTACGTACATGCCAGTACTAAAAAAGGTGTCATGGTTCAAAAACTTAAAGACCCTTACACTTATAAGTATTTTTCTAGAGGCGGTTCTGTTAAATAA
- a CDS encoding 3'-5' exonuclease — protein MKLKLKRPLAFFDLEATGVNVASDRIVEISILKAMPDGTELIKTLKINPQMPIPLESSLIHGIYDEDIKDAPTFKDVAQEIIDFLGDADLAGYNSNKFDIPMLMEEFLRVKAPFDIDNRHFVDVQNIFHQMEQRTLKAAYKFYCGKDIINAHSAEADIKATYEVLLAQIEKYEGKDWEDRSGKVSQPVVNDVAALHQFTNLNKPVDFAGRMVFNNDNIPCFNFGKHKGKTVFQVFDEEPSYYAWMMNGDFPLYTKHRLEKLWSDYKNQKNENRQQQQPKPQQGQQIKAQFNKPVAKAQEPDLAKPADEDMLKMLASKFKKI, from the coding sequence ATGAAATTAAAGCTAAAGCGCCCCCTGGCATTTTTTGATTTAGAGGCAACAGGAGTAAATGTTGCATCAGACCGTATTGTAGAAATCTCTATTCTGAAAGCTATGCCAGACGGTACCGAGCTGATTAAAACGCTTAAAATAAACCCTCAAATGCCTATTCCTTTAGAGTCTAGCTTAATACATGGTATTTATGATGAGGATATAAAAGATGCGCCAACGTTTAAAGATGTAGCTCAGGAAATTATAGATTTCCTAGGCGATGCCGATTTAGCCGGTTACAACTCCAATAAATTTGATATCCCGATGTTGATGGAAGAGTTTTTACGAGTAAAAGCTCCTTTTGATATTGATAATAGGCATTTTGTAGATGTACAAAATATCTTCCACCAGATGGAACAGCGCACCTTAAAAGCGGCTTATAAGTTTTATTGCGGAAAAGACATTATCAATGCGCACTCTGCCGAGGCTGATATAAAAGCAACTTATGAGGTTTTATTAGCTCAAATTGAAAAGTATGAGGGGAAAGATTGGGAAGATAGAAGTGGTAAAGTATCGCAACCGGTAGTAAATGACGTTGCCGCTTTACACCAATTTACCAACCTTAATAAACCTGTAGATTTTGCAGGTAGAATGGTTTTTAATAACGATAATATCCCTTGTTTTAACTTCGGTAAGCATAAGGGAAAAACTGTTTTTCAGGTTTTTGATGAAGAACCTAGTTACTACGCCTGGATGATGAACGGAGATTTTCCTTTATACACCAAGCATCGTTTAGAAAAACTTTGGAGCGATTATAAAAACCAAAAGAACGAAAACAGACAGCAACAACAGCCAAAGCCACAACAAGGACAGCAAATAAAAGCACAGTTTAACAAGCCTGTAGCTAAAGCTCAGGAGCCTGATTTGGCTAAA